The following are from one region of the Platichthys flesus chromosome 2, fPlaFle2.1, whole genome shotgun sequence genome:
- the wdr77 gene encoding methylosome protein 50, which yields MKSAVDTSMVKENRWNIPPNAPACMEKHLCAAEYRADGSLLLGASSLSGRSWQGSVWIYSDPEKAPNEGFCKAGVQTEAGVTDVKWVTEKGVVVASDSGALELWELAEEEGLLVNRFTKHEHDDIVTTVSPITGANSVVTGSMDCRIKVWDLGQETVVTTYNVHTQPVRCVACSPTDESLFISCGQDGRVLLWDRRKPDKPASKILKEGETPTCAPTIVAWHPHHRSTIAFGDELGRVTLKDFQGTQPARLQSVHSRRINALAFSTHSVPMLATVSDDCSLAVLNSELEEILRDRQHKDFAKSVSWRHGGSDTLTTVGWDHLVLHHTVGPASEAPNPSS from the exons ATGAAAAGTGCTGTGGACACAAGCATGGTGAAGGAGAACCGGTGGAACATCCCCCCCAACGCCCCAGCGTGCATGGAGAAGCATCTGTGCGCGGCGGAGTACAGAGCAG ATGGCAGCCTGCTGTTGGGTGCTTCCAGCCTCTCTGGCAGGAGCTGGCAGGGATCTGTGTGGATCTACAGTGACCCCGAGAAGGCCCCCAACGAGGGCTTCTGCAAAGCTGGTGTGCAGACTGAGGCTGGGGTCACGGATGTCAAGTGGGTGACGGAAAAGGGTGTTGTTGTTGCATCGGACTCAG GTGCCTtggagctgtgggagctggcagaggaagagggtCTGCTCGTGAATCGCTTCACCAAACATGAGCACGATGACATTGTCACCACTGTCAGTCCCATAACTGGAGCGAACAGCGTTGTCACTGGCAGCATGGACTGCAG AATTAAAGTATGGGATCTCGGTCAGGAGACAGTAGTCACCACCTACAATG TTCACACACAGCCGGTCAGATGTGTCGCCTGCAGTCCCACAGACGagtctctcttcatctcctgtgGTCAA GATGGACGTGTACTGCTGTGGGACCGGAGGAAGCCAGACAAACCTGCATCAAAAATAC TCAAAGAGGGAGAGACCCCCACCTGCGCCCCCACCATTGTAGCTTGGCACCCCCACCACAGAAGCACCATTGCTTTTG GTGATGAGCTGGGTAGAGTGACGCTGAAGGATTTCCAGGGAACACAACCGGCACGGTTACAGAGCGTCCACAGCCGCAGAATTAATGCTCTCGCCTTCTCCACACACAG TGTTCCCATGCTTGCCACAGTTAGTGATGACTGCTCCCTTGCTGTTTTGAACTCTGAACTGGAAGAGAT ACTGAGAGATCGCCAACACAAGGACTTTGCCAAAAGTGTGAGCTGGCGCCACGGTGGCTCTGACACCCTCACGACTGTGGGCTGGGATCATCTCGTGCTTCATCACACTGTGGGTCCAGCTTCCGAAGCTCCCAACCCCTCCTCTTAG